The genomic DNA TGCGCTTAAATCCTACCTGTTCATACTGGGAAGTTCCATTTTGTGAGTGGACCTTGGATAGGCTGAACCCATGGCCTACCGTCGCGATTATGTCGTCACCCTGCGGATCTTCGAACCTCTTGTGGTGCATTCCGAATTGCAAGACAGGCAGGTGGAGGACAACCGGTCACGCATCGAGGAGCAGATCTCCCACGACGCTGACAAGCGCTTGATCTCCCTGCCGCCTTCGCCCGTGGCTGATTCCTTTCGGCGCACTCCGATCTACCTTCCAGCGTCTCAGACCGCGGACGGGGTGGACCGTTTCTGTCCTGCTCAGGAAGACATTCGTGGATGGGAGGCGCTCGATTCGCTGGCCGAGCACACCTCGAAGGCGACCTTGGACATCGTCGCTCCGAAGTCCGCTCGCCGACGTGCCGCCAGCCGTCGTGCGGAGTGGCTGCAGGACGCCAAGGACACGCGGATCTTCACCCGCGTCTCTGCCTGGGACGTGCCCCCGTCGTGGTGGCTGTTCTTCTCTCTGACCGAGGATCAGATCATCACCGAGGAGACCGACGAGGGCCTCCGGGTGCTCATACGTACGGATATCCTGGCCGCCTCGGCGCGCATGGAATGGGCCTCGGAGACGATCGCGGACACCTCGAAGGTCGTCGATATGGTCGAGCAGACCTCGGTTCTGGCCGAGTGGATCGACACCTTCGACATGAACTCGGTCCTCGAACTCGACCTCGGCGGGATGTCCGATGTGCTGTGGCCGAGCGAAGCCGCGGAACTCGTCGACTCGTGGGTCACGGCGCTGAGCAACAACGATTCCGAGTCAGCGGTCGCCGCCTTCCAGAAGTATGCGGCCGGCTGGGAGCAGCTCAACCTCTACGCCCGCAGCTCCTGACCCTAATTGCTACCTGACGGGGGCTGAGCAACCTGGCGCCAGGTTGCTCAGCCCCCGTCAGGTAGCAATTAGGGCGGATAGGATTGTCTGCGAACGAGCCGCACCCGAGAGGACGAGTCCCGCAAGCGTATGGAAGAGAAGAAGCGCCGTCTCCTGACGAGCCAGGACCCCGCTGCTCAGGGGCCTGACCCCGCCGGTGCGTCCGATGGCCCCGGCGCCGGTGAGTCCGCGACCGACTTCGCCAGGTCCGCTGGTACCCCGAAACCCGCGACCCGGGTGAAGCCGCTGTCGAAGGTCTCCATCGGCTGGCGCATCGTCGTTCCCGCCATCGCCTTCGTCATCCTCACCTGCGGACAGTTCCTCAACACGAACGACTTCTTCCCGCTCGGATCGCTCACCCAGTACGCCACCGCCAAAGACCTCAACGGCACCGTGAACTCCACGTGCATCGAAGCACAGTTCCCCGGCGAGGACGAACCGCGGCGCCTCGGGTTCAACGCCGCCACTGTCGGCATCGAACGCGGTGACGTCGAATCCCAGCTCGACCGGGTCATCGCCCACCCCGAACTCCTGCAGTCGGTGGCCGATTCGTACATCCGGCTGCACCCGGACGAACCGAAGCCCGAAACGATGATCCTCTGCCGCACCACCACACAGCTGAAGAACGGCCTGGCCGTCGGCGAACCCGAACAGACGACGCTGGCGAAGTGGGAGGTCCGATGAGCAGCATCCCGACCCTGAGGACCAGCCACACCGAGGCGGCCCCCACGAATCCGTTCCTCCGCTGGTTCATGCCCGAGGTCCCCCTAGCTCGGGTGGCCGTGTTCCGCGTGTTCATCTACCTCTTCATCATCATCGATGTGCTCACGATCTCCGGTGACGTCATCGCCCACGGCTGGACGCCCGAGTTCTACCAGCCACTGTGGCTGGCCCGATTCCTCCATATCCCGGCCGTCAGCGTCCTCGGCGCGCAGATCCTGCTCACCCTCATCATCGTCTTCTCTCTGCTCGCCGCCGCCGGAATCCTCCAGCGCCTCAGCGGCTGGGCCGTCGCGCTCAGCTTCGGCGCGTGGATGTTCTACACGCAGGGCTACGGTTACGTCGCCCATGATCATATGGCGCTCGTCATCGCCGCCTTCGTCCTGCCGACGATCGGAACTGCGCGCTTCCGGGACGTCGGCACCGCCTCGGCGCGGGCCGGCTGGGCGCTGCGGATGGTGCAGATCTCCGTCGTCCTCACCTACTTCTACTCGGTGCTCATGAAGTGGATCGCCTCAGGCAACATCACCCACTGGGCCAACGGTGCGGTCATCATCTGGGCGCTCATCCGCCGCGGCGCCGAATGGTCGAAACCGTTCCTCGAGATGCCCGGCCTCCTCATCGCGGCGCAGTGGGCGACACTCGTCTTCGAGTTCCTTTCGCCGGTTGTGCTGTTCCTCAAGCGCAAGTGGCTGTACGGGGCCGTGGCCTTCTTCTTCCTCTTCCACCTCATGACCTACCTGACGCTGGGCATCCACTTCCTGCCGACCGTCATCTGCTGGGCGGCGTTCCTGCCCCTGGAGAAGCTCGTGCCGAAGCGCTTCACCAGCACGGGCACCGACTAATCCGCGGCGTCGTCGACCCGGCTGAGCGCGCTGATCACAGCACGCACCGCGACACGTTCGGCCGTGTCCGGACGCATCACGGCTACGATCCAGCGTGTCGTCGTCACCCCCGTCAGCGGCACCAGCGACAGTCCCGCATCGCGCGGCGTCGTGAACCGGGGAAGGAGCGCGACCTGGTCCGAGGAGGCGACGATCGCTTCGATGAGCCGGTTGTCCCGGATGCGTTGGACGACGTCGAGGTCGCGACCGGTGAGATGCTCGATCGAGGTGAGGATCGTGTCGAAGGGGTATCCGCGGGGCACTCCCACCCAGCGACAATCGACGACATCGTCCGGGGTCAGCTCGGCGCGATCGGCAAGCCGATGGCCGATGGCGAGGGCCACGTCGATCGGTTCGCGGGCGAGCGGGACGACGGTGAGTCCGTCGGTACCCAGGGGGCGTTCGGCGACGAGGCTGTGTGCGACGACGATATCGACATCTCGGGTCAGCCCCGCGAATTCGTGCTCGGCGAGGTCGACATCGTCCATGCGCAGATCGATGTGCGGGTGGTCCTCCCGCAGCCTGCGCAGCGCATCGGGGAGAAGGTGGGTGAGCGCGCTCGGCAGCCCGGCCAGGGCGATCTCTCCGGCAGCTTCGCCGAGGTGGCCCTCCCATCGGGCCTGCACCCGGGCAAGCGTGCGGGCCACGTCCCGACCACCGTCGGCAAGCAGTCGTCCCGCGGCTGTGAGCGTGAGTCCGCGACCGGCGGGTTCGACGAGAGCGTGGCCGATCTCGCTCCCGGCCTGCCTCAGCTGCTGAGAGACGGCCGACGGGGAGCGATGGGTGACATCGGCGACGGCGGTGACGCTGCCGTATTCGTCGAACAGGCGCAGCAGCTCGAGATGCTTCGGATCGATGACCATGAAGCCATGCTACAGAGTCGATGAAGCACTCTGCGATTGTGCTTCATTGTTCTCGAAGTTGAGAATGGGGCCATGTCATTCAAGCACTGCCTTCTCGCCGCCTCGGTGGCGGTCATGTGGGGACTGAATTTCCTTGCCATCGATCTCTCTCTGGCGCAGTTTCCGCCCTTCTTCCTCGTCGCTCTGCGCTTCGCCCTGCTCGCGGTCCCCGCGCTGCTCTTCGTCCCGAAGCCCGACGTCAAAGCGCGGTGGATCGTCGGCTACGGACTCGGCTTCGGACTGCTGCAGTTCCTCTTCCTCTACTGGGCGATGGCCGCCGGCATGCCCGCGGGCCTCGCGTCCCTCGTCCTCCAAGCCTCGGGCCCCTTCACAGTGCTGCTGGGCATGACATTCCTGCGCGAAATGGTCCGCGGCTCGCAGATGCTCTTCCTCCTCATCGCGATGGCCGGCCTCGCGGTCGTCGGCTGGCAGCGCTTCGACTCGCACGCGAGCTTCCTGCCCTTCCTCCTCACCCTCGCCGGCGCCTTCGGCTGGGCGATCGGCAATATCTGTAACCGGCAGGCCCACACCACTGAGCCGATCAAGCTGACGATGTGGATGTCGCTCGTCCCGCCCGTGCCGATGCTCGCCCTCTCCCTTGCGGTCGAAGGACCCGACCGGGTCGGGGCGTCGTTTTCGGGACTGACCACACCGACAGGGCTGCTCGCGATCGCGGGACTGCTCTACACCGTGGTCATCGCGACGATCCTCGGTTCGGGCATCTGGTCGTGGCTGATGTCGCGCAACCCCGCCGGAGTCGTCGCCCCCTTCTCGATGCTCGTGCCCGTCGTCGGAATGAGCGCGGCGTTCGTCTTCATCGGCGAGCGGGTCACCGTCGGCGAGCTGTGCGGGGCCGTCCTCGTCATCATCGGGGTCCTCGGCGCGGGTCTCAAAGCTGCGAAAGGTGCGAAGATCCTCGCCGCCGCCGAGGCGGTCGTGCCCGTGAGTGCGCAAACGGAAGAATTCGACGCGGACGATTCCATCAGGGCCAGTTGACAGGTGTTCGAACCGCAACCCGGAGACGTCACTGCCCAGGACGTCGCGGCAACCCTGCGACGCGTCACACCGCTGAGGCCGACTCAAATTGACCTGGAGAACGAGATGGCCGAAGTCATCTCCGGCGCCATGTACTGGCAGCGTCCTCACGGTGCCGATCAGATCGCTGCTGACCCAGAGGTGCGTGACGCTCTGCGCCCCTTCGCGGAGATGCTCATATCCACTGGCCTGCTCGATGTCTGGACCGCGCCTCTGCACCCGGGCAATCAATGGGCTCTGGCTTGGGACGACGCAGATCATCGCAGTGGGCTGCCTGCAGTATTCGACCGGCCCCTAGGCCCTGTTGATTCGACAGCGGCGCCTGCGATCACGCTGACCGATCTCTATCCGCCTCTCGAAGGAGACGGGGCGAGTCTCTCGTGGGGATTGGACGAGTGGCTTGCAGATGTCCTCACCACGGAAACCCGTTACCGTCACGATTTCGCCAAGAACCCGTATATGGAGCTCAGCGGCGAATGGTGGTCGACTCCGCCAGACGGGCTCTGGTCGTCGACGGGGACCTGGCCGGACGGAACCCTGATCGGCGTCGAACTCGTCGAGGACGATTTCGGTCTCGAGCGTGCCCGAGCCTGCCGTCTGCGACTGCGCACGGACGCTCGCATCGCCGAGATCCGGACATCCGAGGATTGGGCCGATCTGTGCCGCCGCTACCCGCTCGACGTCACCGCCCAGCGCCGCTATGTCTGGTCCGAGACCACCGGGCGCAAGGGCCGCTGGGTCATCCCCGACTGGTCACGGGTGGCCGAGGAATTCGACGGTGTCCACGTCGGTCTGGCCGGCTATCTGCGCACGGCCGGTGCGGTCATCGACTTGGCGGAGGGCCGCCTCGGCGAGGAAGCGGAGACCGTCCCCACGGCAGGTAACACGGACGACCGGACGGCGAGTCTCGTGGCGGGCTGGCACCCGGATACGACGTACTGGCTGAACAACGTCATCGAGGCCGTCACCGAGGTGGCCGAATGGCACTATGACAGCGACGCTGATCGGTGGGTGCAGGACTGAGTGAGCTGAATGAAAGTCAGTCGCCCGGGGCCAGGCTCGGGGCCTCCGTGATCCCGAACCGGGACTTGAGAGCCCGGCGGGCGGCGAACCAGCCGTTCATTCCGTGCACGCCAGGTGCCGGCGGGGTCGCTGCCGAGCACAGGTAGGCACCGGGCACGCCGAGGCTGTAGTTGTCCCAGCTGGTGCGCGGGCGGGCCATCATCCGGTAGAAGGAGACGATGCCGGTGGCGATGTCCCCGCCGATGTAGTTCTGGTTGTGGCCGGCCATCTCGGAGGCGGGGATCGCGTTGTGCGCGACGATGCGGTCGCGGAAGCCCGGGGCGAAGCGTTCGAGCTGGCGGGTGATGTACTCGGTCGGGTCGAGCGGGCAGTCGAAGGGCACGTGCGCATACGTCCACAGCGGTCGCAGGCCGTTCACCTCGCGGGATGGGTCGAAGACGGTCGGATCCGAGACGAGGCACACGGGATCGGCGGGCATGCGACCGGACATCACCTGTGCCTCGGCGGCGGCCATCTGCGCCCGGGATCCGCCGATGTGGATAGTGCCGGCACGTCCGACCGCGGGATCGGACCAGGGGGCCGGGCCGTCGAGGACGAAGTCGACCTTGGCAGCGGCGTTGCCGTGTTTGAAGCTGCGCAGAGCTTTGTCGACGTGGCTCGGGATGAGGCCGGAGAAGATCTGCGCGGCGTTCAGCGCCGAGGTGTCGAGCAGGTAGGCGCGGGCAGCGGGCATGTCCGATACGTGGTCGATGCGCGCATCCGTGTGCACGGTTCCGCCGTGGGCTTCGAGGTCGGCGACGAGGTAGTCGATGATCGACTGCGATCCGCCGATGGGGGAGGGCCAGCCGCCCGCGTGGGCGACGGTCGAGAGCATCGTGGCCGTGGCCGCGGTGCCCATGGCCGGCAATCCGCCGATCGCGTGCGCGGCGACTCCGGTGAACAGGGCCTGGGACGATTCGTGGGAGAGCGGAATGTTCCATGCGGGGCTGGCCTGGGACAGGAGTCGCAGGCCGAACTTGACGACGTTCGCGATGCCGGGGAGATCGCGCAGGGTCTCCGGTACGGAACGTTTGTCCCCGAGGGAGAGCCAGATCGCGTCATCGACCCGATCGAGCAGCGGGGCGAAGAATCGCCGCCATTCCGGTCCGGCCGCGCCGAGGTGGTCGACCGTCTTCTCGAGATCGTGGAAGGCCAGCGCGGCGGGCTTGCCGTCGAGGGGCTGGGCGTAGGAGACCTCGGGGGTGGTGAACTCGAGGCCGCGGGCGCGCAGATCGAAGTCGACGAAGAAGGGGCTGGCGATGGCCAGTGGGTGGACGGCCGAGCAGATGTCATGAGTGACGCCGGGGGCCAGACCGAGGTCGAGGGTGCGGGCGCCGCCGCCGATCGTCGGCTGAGCCTCGTAAACTTCGACGCTCAGCCCGGCACGGGCCATGGTGACGGCGGCGGCCATGCCGTTCGGGCCGGATCCGACGACGACTGCATCTACACCTGTGCTCATGGGGCCAGTCTAGGTCAGTGAGGTGTGCGGCTGCGGTGTGCGTTCCCTGGCGGCTCAGTTGTCGTACACGTTGTCGAAGAAAGCGCATTCGAGGTCGACGGCGTGCCGCCACACGCGGGTCAGGGACTCGGCGGCTTCGGCGTCGCCGGAGGGAAATACGCGCTCGAGCTCGTCGACGAGGAACTGCACCCACCCGTGAAAGGCCTCGCCTCGGTGGAGGTCGATCCAGCCTCGGTGAATATGTCGCGGCGGCATGTCCATCCGGGACTCGGCCCAGTCGAGATAGAGCCATTCGGCGACAACGAGGACGACGAGCAGCTGCGGATACGACGCCGAAGCGACTGACGAGTCCATGAGATCGCGGAACCCAACCGTCGGGGCGGTCAGTTCCGGGTGGAGATAATCGGCTGTATCGACTCCCAATTCGGCGAAGGAGTCGACGAAGTAGGTGTCCTCATCGGCGACGAGCATTCCCAGCTGTCGGGCGAACCGCAGCTTCGCCTCGAGTTCATCGGCGTGGGCCACGCACGCGCCGAGCATCGACAGAAACGACTCGAAGAACTGATAGTCCTGCACCAGATAGTCGCGCATTACCGTGTCGTCGATGCGGCCGGCGAAGAGCTCCCGGACGAACCGGTGTTCGACGGCTCCCGTCCACTGCCAGCTGGTCGAACTCACCAGTGCTGATACCGCTCCGTAGGCGTCCACGGTGATCGATGTGTCGAAATCTGTGGTGGTCATTGCTTGTCCACTCCCTCCGCCGGTGTTCACCGGATCAGGTTCAAAGGGTCTGCATGCGCACTCTCAGCGCCGGTCCTTTCGGCGCTCCCCTGTAGCACTTCGACACTATCACCACGCTGCGGGCCCGGCGGGGGATACCGACTGTGGGGCCGCCTCGGCGAGGGCATCGGCGATGAAATCGGCGATACGGTCCGCGGCAGGCTGACGACCTGCCGACTGCTCGGCGGACTCGACGGATGGGTTGTAGTTCGTGTTCGTGTTGATGTCGTAGACGACCTGACGGCCGTCGGCGGTCTCGATGAACTCGATGCCGGCGATCTCGATGCCGAGGTCGGCCAACAGCGTCTCGAGCCCGGCGATGAGCGGTGTTCCGGCCGTGATCTCCTCACGGCGGGCGAACTGGGGGACCGCCTCGACGTCGGGATCGGGCCCGGCACCCGGAATCGTGCAGGCATCGGCCGGGCACAGCTCGAATGACCCACCTGAGACGTCGACGCGCACCGCATAGTGGAAGCGTCCGCCGATGAATTCGGCACGGGTGATAAACGGCTGGGCAGGCTGCACATACTCCTGGATGAGGGTGATGCCGTCGATCGGCGCATTCGCTCCACCGGGCGCGAACTCATCGGCGACCGCCTCGAGTTCGGCACGGGAGTCGAAGCGACGCACACCGAGGCCCTTGCCGCCCTGATTGTGCTTCGTGATGAACGGGGGAGTGAAGCCGGCCGCGGCCTCGACGAGCGCCCGCGGTCCGAACGCGGCCGCGGTGCGCGGCACGTCGAAGCCCCGGCCAGCCAGCTCGCGATGCTGACGGATCTTGCTGACCTCGAGCTCATAGACGTCGCGACCGTTGATGACTCGGCGGCCGGCGGCGGCGAGCCAGTCGAGGACCGCACGTCCGTACTCCTTCACATACGGATCGGTCCGGGTGTGCGCCGACGCCGACAGCCGCGACCAGAACAGCCCGGCAGGGGGTTCCGCGGCAAGATCGATCGTGGTCTCGGGCAGCAGCCATTCGACATGGGCGACGCCGAGGCGGTCGAGCGCATCCGTGAACGGGGCGATCCATTCCGGATTGTCGTGGATGATGTGCACCGCGGCAGCATTGCCGACGGGCAGCATGTGAGAACTCATCGCGCACCTTTGCTCGGGGTGCCGGCGCGATCGCTCGCCCGGCGGATCTGCTCAACGATCTTACGCCACCCCGACCGTCGTTGGCCCCTTCGTCATGTCCGTGGT from Brevibacterium sp. JSBI002 includes the following:
- a CDS encoding TenA family protein, translating into MTTTDFDTSITVDAYGAVSALVSSTSWQWTGAVEHRFVRELFAGRIDDTVMRDYLVQDYQFFESFLSMLGACVAHADELEAKLRFARQLGMLVADEDTYFVDSFAELGVDTADYLHPELTAPTVGFRDLMDSSVASASYPQLLVVLVVAEWLYLDWAESRMDMPPRHIHRGWIDLHRGEAFHGWVQFLVDELERVFPSGDAEAAESLTRVWRHAVDLECAFFDNVYDN
- a CDS encoding ATP-grasp domain-containing protein is translated as MSSHMLPVGNAAAVHIIHDNPEWIAPFTDALDRLGVAHVEWLLPETTIDLAAEPPAGLFWSRLSASAHTRTDPYVKEYGRAVLDWLAAAGRRVINGRDVYELEVSKIRQHRELAGRGFDVPRTAAAFGPRALVEAAAGFTPPFITKHNQGGKGLGVRRFDSRAELEAVADEFAPGGANAPIDGITLIQEYVQPAQPFITRAEFIGGRFHYAVRVDVSGGSFELCPADACTIPGAGPDPDVEAVPQFARREEITAGTPLIAGLETLLADLGIEIAGIEFIETADGRQVVYDINTNTNYNPSVESAEQSAGRQPAADRIADFIADALAEAAPQSVSPAGPAAW
- a CDS encoding EamA family transporter; translation: MSFKHCLLAASVAVMWGLNFLAIDLSLAQFPPFFLVALRFALLAVPALLFVPKPDVKARWIVGYGLGFGLLQFLFLYWAMAAGMPAGLASLVLQASGPFTVLLGMTFLREMVRGSQMLFLLIAMAGLAVVGWQRFDSHASFLPFLLTLAGAFGWAIGNICNRQAHTTEPIKLTMWMSLVPPVPMLALSLAVEGPDRVGASFSGLTTPTGLLAIAGLLYTVVIATILGSGIWSWLMSRNPAGVVAPFSMLVPVVGMSAAFVFIGERVTVGELCGAVLVIIGVLGAGLKAAKGAKILAAAEAVVPVSAQTEEFDADDSIRAS
- a CDS encoding LysR family transcriptional regulator, which translates into the protein MVIDPKHLELLRLFDEYGSVTAVADVTHRSPSAVSQQLRQAGSEIGHALVEPAGRGLTLTAAGRLLADGGRDVARTLARVQARWEGHLGEAAGEIALAGLPSALTHLLPDALRRLREDHPHIDLRMDDVDLAEHEFAGLTRDVDIVVAHSLVAERPLGTDGLTVVPLAREPIDVALAIGHRLADRAELTPDDVVDCRWVGVPRGYPFDTILTSIEHLTGRDLDVVQRIRDNRLIEAIVASSDQVALLPRFTTPRDAGLSLVPLTGVTTTRWIVAVMRPDTAERVAVRAVISALSRVDDAAD
- a CDS encoding phytoene desaturase family protein, giving the protein MSTGVDAVVVGSGPNGMAAAVTMARAGLSVEVYEAQPTIGGGARTLDLGLAPGVTHDICSAVHPLAIASPFFVDFDLRARGLEFTTPEVSYAQPLDGKPAALAFHDLEKTVDHLGAAGPEWRRFFAPLLDRVDDAIWLSLGDKRSVPETLRDLPGIANVVKFGLRLLSQASPAWNIPLSHESSQALFTGVAAHAIGGLPAMGTAATATMLSTVAHAGGWPSPIGGSQSIIDYLVADLEAHGGTVHTDARIDHVSDMPAARAYLLDTSALNAAQIFSGLIPSHVDKALRSFKHGNAAAKVDFVLDGPAPWSDPAVGRAGTIHIGGSRAQMAAAEAQVMSGRMPADPVCLVSDPTVFDPSREVNGLRPLWTYAHVPFDCPLDPTEYITRQLERFAPGFRDRIVAHNAIPASEMAGHNQNYIGGDIATGIVSFYRMMARPRTSWDNYSLGVPGAYLCSAATPPAPGVHGMNGWFAARRALKSRFGITEAPSLAPGD